A segment of the Synechococcus sp. MEDNS5 genome:
ATCAGTTTAATGTTCCCATAACCAAAGGTTTGCTGCATTTTTGCTCAGTCATCCAAGGTTGAACGTCCTTGTCGGCGGCGCTTGAGCTCGCTGCGCCGGCCCTTGGCATCGAGCCGGCGTTTCACGGCTGCACGCCCAGGGCGGGTGGCACGGCGTTGGGGCGGGGGAGGCTTCAGGCCCTCGCGCAACCAATCCGCCAGACGCGCCATCGCCCGCTGACGGTTTTGCCACTGCGATCGCTCCTCAGCAACCACAACCCTGAGGCAACCATCCTGCAAACGGGACGCCAGCTGCTCCCTCAGCCGCGCTTTACGAAAAGGACCCAGCACCCGGGAGCCTTCCACATCAAACAGCAACTCAACCCTGGAGTCGGTGGTGTTCACTCCCTGCCCTCCAGGACCGGATGCGCGGGAGAAGCGCCACTGCAGTTCGGCAGCAGGAATCACCAGGCGCTCATTGATCCGCAGCTCCTGAACCAAAGCAACTGACCTCCTCTTACAAGCCCAGATTGTTTCTGAGAAGATCGAGCTTGGGATCAGCACCGCCGTTGCGCAGATGCTCGGGAAGCCTGAAATCAATGGCATCCCACACGGGGATTTGCAGATAGTCCGCAAGCGCACTGGCATCCCTGCGAATCGCTGGGAGGGCACCGTGATCGGTCACATTGCTGCGACTGCCATCCCGAAACACCAGATTCAACTCGTAACTGTGATAGTTGGAATCGTTGCCCCGCACCGTTTCCCGCAGCAACTGCAACGCGTGCACCTCGCCGATCGAGTAGTTCTTCGCTCGCACCCTGCACTGGCCCGACGTCCGTTCAAAACTGGCCTCATGGGCCCGCGCTCGTTTGAGCATCAGGCCACCACCCACAGCAAAGGCCAGCGGCACCAACACTCCCGGTGAGAACGCCATGGCAGTCCCAGCGCTCATCACCAGCATCGCCGCTGCAACACCCACTCCGCCAACGAGGAACAGCAAGCAGAACGCCAACATCGCAGGGGTGGTCCGAAAGATCACAGAGGAACTCGTTAGCCCGCTTTTCAACTGCAAGCGGTGGGTGCAAAAGTTATTTCCGCCATGCACAACAGGCGTCCAGTTCGTGCGCAGCGCCACTGGATCGTCGAACTGAGCCGGGTCCAGACACTCCCTGGTGTCCTTGAAAATCGATAAAAACCGCTGGACAACTCTCACAACACGGCCGGAGAAATGGCCATCAGTCTGCAGCCGCGGCTCAGGCATGGCAAACCCGTCGTGCCCTTAGCTGGAGACAAGAAACCCTGGGCGCCAGATCATGAGCGAAGCCCCCTCAACAGCAAGCGACTGGATCGACGAACACCACAACGGGGTGCGCTACGGACTCCAAGGCGACGTGATTGTGGACGAACAGAGCGCGATCCAGCGCATCACGGTGATCCACAGCAATCGCTACGGAAACGGGCTCCTGCTCGATGGCTGCTGGATGACAGCCGAACATCAAGAGCGCCACTATCACGAGCCCCTGGTCCATCCTGCCCTCTGTGCGGCCCGCTCGATTGATCGGATCCTGGTGATTGGCGGCGGCGACGGCGGAACGGCCCGGGAATGCCTTCGTCATCGCGAGGTGAAGCACGTCGATCTCGTTGAAATTGATGGTCGGGTCGTGGAGCTCAGCCAGAAACACCTGGCGGCCGTCGGCGGGGGATGCTGGAGCGACCCGCGCTTTCAGCTCACCGTGGGAGACGGAATCGCCTGGGTGGGTCAGGCTTCCGACGCCAGCTACGACGTGGTGCTGGTGGATGGTTCAGATCCTGCGGGGCCGGCCGAGGGACTGTTCAATCGCAGCTTCTTCCAGCACTGCCGCCGCATTCTCAAACCCGGTGGAGTGTTCGCAACCCAAAGCGAATCACCGGAAGCGTTCCGCGCGGTTCACATCGACACCGTGCGCATGCTGCGTGAGGTCTTCGGTTATGCGGACCCTCTCTATGGCTGGGTCCCCATGTACCCCAGCGGCTGGTGGAGCTGGACCTTCGCGGCCAGCGACGGGCCCCGCTACCTCAGCCCTGATCCCGCGCGCGCCGCAGCGATCGGCGATGGCTGTGACATCTGGAGTCCACGTTGGCAAACGGGAGCGTTTAAGGCCATCCCCGCCAGCATTGAAAGGGAGCTCAGCGCATGACGACAAACCGATTGCAGGCCTTCGACGCTGAGGAGATGTTTGACCAAGACGGAGCAATCTTCATGGGCGCTCGCCGCGATTCATCCGGCTGTCAGGTCGGTGTATTTGGCGTGCCCTATGACGGCACCACATCATTTCGCCCTGGAACCCGGTTCGGCCCTGCCGCGATCCGCGAGGTCAGTTCCGGCCTGGAGACGTACTGCCCGCAGCTCGATCGAGACCTCGACACCCTGGCCTACGCCGATCTCGGCGCGCTCAACATCGCCTTCGGAGCACCCGAGCCTGTGGTGGAGGCCGTTAAACGGGCAACGGCTCACATTCTTGCCCTGGGCCTCAAACCGCTGATGCTCGGTGGGGAGCATTCCATCAGTTCCGGAGCCGTCGCGGCTGTGGCCAAAGACCATCCTGATTTGGTACTGGTGCAACTCGATGCCCATGCAGACCTGAGGCAGACCTGGCTCGGCGCAAGTCACAGCCATGCCTGCGCCATGCGCCGCTGCTTGGACGTGCTGCCGAGCGGCGATCTGCTGCAGATCGCCATCCGCAGCGGAACGGCCGAGGAATTCTCAGAACTGCATCGCAGTGGCCGCTTGATTCCACTGCATCAGATGAGCCAAAAGCTCAGCGATCTGCGCGGGCGGCCGATCTACCTCACCGTGGATCTCGACTGGTTCGACCCTGCGGTGATGCCAGGCACCGGAACACCGGAACCAGGGGGTTTCACTTGGGCTGATTTCGCTGCTCTGATCAATGAGCTGCAATATCACCACCTGGTGGGCGCGGATGTTGTTGAACTCGCCCCTCAACTCGATCCCAGCGGCATCAGCAGTGTGCTGGCGGCCAAGGTCACTCGAAGCCTGCTGCTGCTGATGGCTCAATAAAAGTGAGCCGCGTCCATGCGCTGTTCCCTCAGCCTGGCGTGCTGCCGACCCAACAGGGTGAGCACCAGGGTCGGGTGTTGATGGATCAGCTCCATAAAGCTGTTGCGATCCAATGAGAAGGCATGAAGCGGCGTGATGGCTGTGGCTGTTCGGCTGTGTCTCTGCGTCTCAGCGATGAGATCTTCATAGAAAAACACCTCACCATCTCCGTAGCGCAAGCGATCCCGCCCCCCACTCGATAACTCAACAAGACCGCGTTCAATCGCGTAGATCGACCTGGCAGGGGTCCCACGACTGAACAGCAAACTTCCAGTGGGCAGAATCAATTGATCGTGATTGCGATGCTCGGCTATCAGCTGCACAGCAGTCGGCATTGTCGTCGTCGCTGGCAACAGAAATAATGAAATATGGTTACTAATATCAACTGACGACGCATAAAAAAGATGTTGCCAGCAAAACAATTATTCTTCTCTTAAAGCAAACCAGAAGAATTCATCGAAAACACTTCCCCCTCAACGGAAGCACCAAGGTCAAGCTGGCGGTCACCCCTGGGAAGATGGGCTTTCCCAGGCTCCAGCTCGGGCAGGGATGGCCGTTGTGCCGTCCAGTGATGGCACCAGACCAGACGCGCCAGCTCGGCATGCACAGGCAGATGACGCAAGCGGCACCAACCTCCTTGATGGGTCGTTGGCGCAGCGCAGTGCGCGCAAGACTGGCAGGAAGATGGTGGCAGAATCGCACCGACCGGAAGGAGAGCTAAAGCTAGGGACGCTTGTGAAAGCGGTCCAGCAAAAGAGCACAATCTGCGGCTTTGCTTCCACTTCCGACGCAATTCCGTAGGCCTCCATAGGATTCGGCGCACCCTTCCTCCAAGCGTTCAACAGGCATGGATCTGCACCGCACCCCGCTCCATGACCTCTGCATCACAGCAGGAAGCCGCATGGTGCCGTTCGCTGGCTGGGAGATGCCGGTGCAATTCAGCGGCCTGATCCAGGAGCACAAAGTCGTGCGCGAGCACGTTGGAATGTTTGACATCTCCCACATGGGAGTGCTGCAGCTGGAGGGGGCCAATCCCAAAGATGCACTGCAAAAGCTGGTGCCAAGCGATCTGCATCGCATCGGTCCCGGCGAAGCCTGTTACACGGTGCTGCTGAACGAGCGCGGCGGCATTCGGGATGACCTGATCGTTTACGACTGCGGCGCTGTTGATGCCGAACGGGGTTCCCTGGTGCTGGTGATCAACGCGGCTTGCGCCGACGCAGACACCGCCTGGATCCGTGAGCGCATGGAACCGATTGGCCTCACGGTGACCGACATCAAACAAGACGGCGTGCTGCTGGCTCTTCAGGGCCCGCAGGCCATCCCACTACTCGAGGAGCTCAGCGGAGAAAGCCTCAGCGGCCTGCCTCGCTTTGGGCACCGCACCCTCAGCTTTCAGGCACTCGCCAATCCCGTGTTCACAGCGCGCACGGGGTACACCGGTGAGGACGGTGCCGAGCTGCTGCTGAGCGCAGACGACGGACAAAAGCTCTGGCAGGTTCTGTTGGATCGCGGCGTCAGCCCCTGCGGCCTGGGGGCACGCGACACCCTGCGCCTGGAGGCCGCCATGCATCTCTACGGCCAAGACATGGACGCCGACACCACACCATTCGAGGCGGGCCTGGGCTGGTTGGTGCATCTGGAGATGCCGGCGGAGTTCGTCGGTCGCCAGGCCCTGGAGCAGGCCGCAGCGTCCGGCCCCGCCAAACGGCTGGTGGGCCTCAAGTTGCAGGGGCGCGCCATCGCCCGTCATGACTATCCAGTGCTGCACAACGGAGAGACCGTCGGCGTGGTGACCAGCGGCAGCTGGTCACCAACCCTGGGGGAAGCGATTGCCCTTGCCTACGTCCCCACAAACCTGGCCAAGATCGGGCAGGAGCTTGGCGTTGAGATCCGCGGCAAGGCAGAGGCCGCCACGGTCGTCAGGCGACCTTTTTACCGCCATCCCTGAGGAGACCTGGGCTGTGGGAAAATCTCCTGTCACGAGTTGAGAGATCCCATGCGCAGCAACGGTTGCGGCGACCTGCGCAAACAGCACATCGACAACACCGTGCAGCTCTGCGGCTGGGTAGACCGGCGCCGTGACCATGGCGGGGTGATCTTCATCGACCTGCGCGATCGCACCGGCACCGTGCAGATCACGGTGGATCCCGATCTGGGAGCTGAGGCTTTCGCCGTCGCCGAACACTTGCGCAGCGAAACCGTGCTGCAGATCAGCGGCAAGGTGCGGGCTCGCCCCGCTGAATCACTCAACGAGAAATTGGCCACCGGCGCAGTGGAGGTGCTGGCCAGCGGCATCAGCGTGCTCAACAGCGTGAAGGGCAACTTGCCCTTCCCCGTGTCGGTGCACGACGAGGAGAACACCCGCGAAGAGCTGCGGCTGCGCCACCGCTATCTGGATCTGCGCCGCAAGCGCATGAACGACAACCTGCGCCTGCGGGCCCAGACGATTCAGGCCGCCCGTCGCTTCCTCGAAGACGAAGGCTTCATCGAAGTAGAAACCCCGGTTCTCACCCGCTCCACGCCCGAAGGCGCCCGCGACTACGTACTGCCCAGCCGCGTCTGCGGTGGTGAATGGTTTGCCCTGCCCCAGTCGCCGCAACTGTTCAAGCAACTGCTGATGGTGGGCGGCATTGAGCGCTATTACCAGGTGGCCCGCTGTTTCCGCGACGAAGACCTGCGCGCCGATCGCCAGCCGGAATTCACCCAGCTGGACATCGAGATGAGCTTCATGGATCAAGAGGAGATCCTGCAGCTGAACGAATCCCTGATCTGCTCAATCTGGAAAGCGGTGAAAGGCATCGACCTGCCCAGGCCCTTCCCGCGCATGACCTGGCATGACGCCATGGAGCGCTATGGCACCGACAGACCGGACACCCGCTACGGCATGGAGCTCACCAACGTGTCCGACATCGTCAAAGACATGGGCTTCAAGGTGTTCAGCGGTGCCGTGAAGTCGGGCGGCGCGGTGAAATGCATCGCTGTTCCCTGTGGCAACGACGCGCTTTCCAATGTGCGAATTAAGCCCGGCGGCGATGTGTTCAGCGAAGCCCAGAAAGCCGGTGCCGGCGGCCTGGCTTTCATCCGCGTGCGCGATAGCGGTGAGATCGACACCATCGGCGCGATCAAGGACAACCTCAGCGATGGGCAGAAGCAGGAGCTGCTCAGCCGCACGGGCGCGGAACCCGGCACCCTGCTGCTGTTCGGCGCCGGCGACACCGCCACAGTGAACAAAGCCCTCGACCGAGTGCGCCAGTACCTAGCCAAGGAGCTGGGCATGGTGAAACCCGAGCGGGAGAACGACCAGTGGAACTTCCTCTGGGTGGTGGACTTCCCGATGTTCGAGTTCAACAGCGACGAGAACCGCTACGAAGCGCTGCACCATCCCTTCTGTGCGCCGAACCGAGAGGATCTCGGCAGCAACGAGGCGGAATGGGAGACAACCCTGCCCACCGCACGGGCCCAGGCCTATGACTTGGTGCTCAATGGTCTGGAACTCGGCGGCGGATCCCTACGCATTCACGACTCCGGACTGCAGCGCCAGGTGTTGCAGACCGTTGGCCTGCCCTTGGAGGAGGCTCAGGAGCAGTTCGGCTTCCTGATGGATGCTCTCGATGTGGGCGCGCCACCCCACGGCGGCCTGGCCTTCGGCATCGACCGCATGGTGATGCTGCTGGCTGGGGAAGAATCAATCCGCGACACCATCGCCTTCCCCAAGACCCAGCAAGCCCGCTGCCTGATGACCAATGCCCCTGGAGGGGTGGCCGACATGCAGCTGGAGGAGCTGCATGTGGCCAGCACGTGGGTGGATCCAGCCGAAGGAGACTCTGACTAGAACCCGAACAGAAACCGGCGGTTCGGGGCACTTGCCAGCAAAACAACTGAACCTGGCTACATAGCGCAAGTGTCGGTTCATTGGTTGAGAAGGCTCGAACGACGGGGAAGGTCCCGATCCGCTGGAGCGGCAGCAACGACTTGCTGCGCCTTTACCTCCAGGACATCGGCCGCGTTGATCTCCTGACCAGCGAAGAGGAAGTGACGCTCTCCCGCCAGGTGCAGCAGCGGGAACGTTTGCTTGTGCAAGAGCGTGATCTCAGCACCCGCATCGCAGCAATCCGGGTGTTGCTGGATCTCGAGGAACTCCAGCAGCGCGAGGCCAATCACATCAGCCACTGGCCAACCCGGCAGGAATGGGCCCGGGCCGCGGATCTGCCCCTGAGTGAGCTCAACCGAGTCCTGAACGAGGGGTACACCCTCTGGGCTGAGGAGAGTGGTCTGGAGGCGAAGGAACTGCAACGACGCCTGCGCGAGGGTCGTCGGGCCCGGGACCGGATGATCCAAGCCAATCTGCGCCTTGTGGTGGCTGTTGCCAAGAAATACCAACAGCGCGGAATGGAGCTCCTGGATCTCGTGCAGGAGGGCACCCTCGGACTGGAGAGAGCTGTGGAGAAATTTGATCCCACCCGCGGCTTTCGCTTCAGTACTTATTCCTACTGGTGGATCCGCCAGGGCATCACCCGGGCGATCGCCACCCAGAGCCGCACGATCAGGCTGCCGGTGCACATCACCGAAAAACTGAACCGGATCAAGCGCGTGCAGCAGGAGATCGCCAGTGAGAAAGGGCGACTGGCATCCGTGAGCGACCTGGCGAAAGAGCTGGGGGTCAGTGAGGACACCGTGCGCCAGACCCTGGCCAGGGTGCCCCGGTCGGTGTCACTGGAGACCCGCGTAGGAAAAGACCAGGACACCCAGCTCGGAGACTTGATCGAAGATGGTCATGCGACGCCAGAGCAGACCCTCACCCGCGACTCACTCCACGATGACCTCGAACATCTGCTGGAAGAATTGAGCCCGCGGGAAGCCGAAGTGATCCGCAGCCGCTTTGGACTGGAAGACGACACGCCGCGCACCCTTGCCGAAATCGGCGAGGCCATGGCCCTGTCCCGGGAGCGAGTGCGCCAGATCGAAACACGCGCCCTGCTTAAACTGAGGCAACCCCAGCGCCGATCCAAGGTGCGCGATTACATCCAGGGGCTGGATTCCTGAGCTAGAAGCGCCACATCGCCGTTAAAACCATGGCCAGCACGCCCACCATCAACATCGGTATCTCAGAAGCCCAACGGAATGAGATCGCGGAAGGCCTCAGCCGTTTGCTTGCGGACACCTATGTGCTGTACGGCAAAACCCACGGTTTCCACTGGAACGTGACCGGCCCCATGTTCAACACCCTGCACCTGATGTTCATGGGGCAGTACACCGAACTCTGGAATGCTCTCGATGTGATCGCCGAGCGCATCCGGGCCCTGGGCGTGGTCGCACCCCACGGTGGTTCCACCCTGGCCGGCCTGGCATCGATCAAGGAAGCCGATCAGCAACCCGCAGCGCTCGACATGGTGCGCGAGTTGGTGGCCGGCCATGAAGCGGTGGCACGCACAGCCCGCAGCGTGTTCCCACTGGCCGAGGCTGCCAGTGATGAACCCACGGCTGACCTGCTCACCCAGCGTCTGCAGATTCACGAGAAGACCGCCTGGATGTTGCGCAGCCTCCTGGAGGGATGAAGTCGTGAAATCTCTATTCGATCTCTTCGACACTCTGACCGGGCAACGCAAGCCGAAAAGTCATCATGTCATTGATAATGCACAATTTTTAAATAAATCGGTTGAGAACCAATTAAGCCAGGCAGATATAGGCAACAACAAAGAACTCCATTACGCATTTCTAGAAGAAAGCGATAACGATTCCTCACTAGAAAATCGCATTGGTTCAGCCTTAAAAGCAGCCAATATCGACGCGAAACCCATCAAATTATTTGAAGCCATCAATGGCTTCACGATTTCAATCTCACCTGCAGAAGCTGAACGCCTAGAAGCAATCCCAAGCATTCGCAGCATCGAAGCAGACCGCCCACTTCCCCTCACCCCACCGGTAGAGGTCATCCCCGAAACAAACAATTCGGCAGCAGAAAGCTCATTCTTCAGCGAAAGCGGATCGTCACCAGGGTGGAGAGAAATTGATCGGGCAGTCTCACTCGATCAGTATTACGTCAAAACAAACAGAAATGTCTCTATAGAAGAAGAACTTCGTACGAGCTCATTCAGCGCAGCGGCTCTCCCGATCTACAACAACGGATCAGCAAGTACAGGAGAAATCCTGCCCTACGGAGTAAAGGCGGTATGGGGAGGCAGCGACATCAGCACGCAAGGCAATGCCGGAAGCGGAACGTACGCCTTTGTGATTGATTCGGGTGTCCTCGACACCACAGGCGACTTAGTCGTCAACAAAACATGGTCAAAAAGTTGGATCAGCGGTGAAACTGCCTTCTCCGACGGAAATGGCCATGGAACCCATGTGGCCGGAACAATTGCTGCACTAGCGAACGGTGTAGGGGTTGTCGGCGTCGCACCCGGAGCCGAGGTGATCTCCCTGAAAGTGTTTGACAGCACAGGTGGAGGAGCGAGCTATAGCACAATCATTGATGCGGTGAACTACGCCACCCAAGTGATTAACAACAACGGACTAGATAAATCCAAAGTTGTGATCAACATGAGCCTTGGAGGTGGTTACAGCGCGGGCATGGATGCGGCCGTAAAAAATGCTGCCAACCAGGGAATCAAGTTTTCAATCGCTGCTGGCAATAGTGGCTCAGATGCAGACGGCTATTCACCAGCGAGTGCTGGCGATCATGCCAACATTTACACCGTATCGGCCGTTGACAATCAATATCAAATGGCATCCTTTTCGAACTGGGATGACCAAAGCGGAGGAGATGATGTTGATGTTGCAGCGCCTGGCGTCAGCGTTCTTTCCTATTACAAAGGCGGGCAACTCGCCAACTTAAGCGGCACATCCATGGCTGCGCCGCATGTTGCCGGATTGCTCTTGATGGGGGGAGTCAAAGAAGGCGACATGGTGACAGCCAATTGGGCAGGAGAAGCCGACCCTTTTGCGTTAGCGACTCTTGATGAGGATAAACAGCCAAACCCTGAACCGCCCCCCCCAAAAGATGACGACTCTCCATATTCATTCCTTTATTTAGGGAATAGCTCGAATAAATCTGGAGATATCCTTCTTTCTACCGGAAGCGGCTCTCTCCAGCAAAGCACTTTGGAGAGCCAATTAGGCTTGATCACAGCATCACTCGATGGAACTCTCAACGGAACAAAAACAGCTATTAATGCAACTGAAGGTTCTGCCTTTCAAGTTTCAGGAGCAGCAAGCGTTGGAGACATGATTAGCTTTTCATATACTTTTATCAGCGAAGATTATCTTCCATATGCGGACTTCAGCTTCACAGCAGTGAATAATTCCGTAAAACTACTCAGCGCCCTAGGAGTAGATACACCCAATAAAGGAAAAACATCTGGTAATTTTGAATACACTTTTTCGAAGGATGACTTTAAAGGCAAAGGCTCTGGGGACTTCTCTTTTTCCCTGGGTGTTGTAGATGCAATTGATGCAGGCGTCAATTCTAATCTATCTGTATTTAATTTTTCCATCGAGAAGCCCAAGGAGGTCGATGAACGCTATTCCGAGATCACAGCTCGCTATCACTACGGAAATGGAGACTTTTATACAATCAGCGGAATGGTTAACAGCAGCAATGGAGGAGGAAGATTCATGCCTGGAGATATTATCACTGCAAACACAGACGATTCAGACTCCTACAATCAATTATTGAATGAAACCGGGAAGCAGGGCTACTACGAGATTGTCACGGCCACAAACTCAAATGGAACAAAAAACGAAGGCTTAACCATTGAAAGCTATTACGACCATGAATCTCAATACACACTTATTCCATACAAAACCACACTTGGCACAGCTGGCCTTGGCTCCGAATCTGGCTTACTTAGCAAAAAAGGAATTCTTGAGTTAGATCAGATCAGCAACATACTGGAAGCAGATGTTTTCCTAACAAATCCGAATGGCAACAATTATCTTACTGGCAATAGTACAAACAACATACTAATTGGCTACTCGGGAAATGATGTGCTTAATGCACACGAAGGAAACGATATCCTCGATGGAGGTAGCGGTAATGACGTCATCAACGGAGGCTCGGGCCGAGACACCGCACAGTTCTCTTCACGCTCCAATCGCATCAATCTCAATACCACTCGTTGGCAAAACACCCGCGACGGACGTGATCGACTCATCTCCATTGAAAATGTCAATGCAGGCTCTGGCAATGACCGCATTACAGGCAGCCGTTCCTCCAACACCCTGAATGGGCAAAACGGCAATGACCGTCTCTACGGCGCTGCAGGCAATGACGTCCTAACAGGCGCCAGGGGCAATGACCGTCTCTATGGCGGCTCCGGCAACGATGTTTTGATCGGTGGGTCAGGTAAAGACCGCGTCTGGGGTAAAGGCGGGCGCGACACCTTCCGCGTTCAGCGCGGAAGCGGTTACACCATCGTCGAAGACTTCACGAATAATCAAGACCGAATCCAACTCGGTTCAGGAGCATCAGGCCTACAGCTCAAGACAAGAGGAGAGGACATGTATCTGTACCAACGAGGTGATCTCATGGCCATCGTGGAAAATGCAGCTGGTGACCTACAAAAAAGCGGCAACTTTCTTGTCTAATTAACTCATTAACATGCATCGAGCCCTTCAGCCAGAGCCAAGCAAAGCGACAACACAAGACCCAGAATCTCCGCACAATAAATAATCATTCCAAGAGCCTATTCCCAATGCATTTCTTGAGTCTTTAATATTTTTCGCGTAATCTGACTCTGCCCTCTTTTAGATTCTTGTCAAAATTCTCACTTATCTCTAAATGGCACTCGCAATAATCACACATGAGCATGCGACAAGCCTCTAAAACTTGTTCAGCATTGCGTCATATCGACGCAAGATCGACACGACGCTTTATGCATCCGAGGCACAGTCATATCCATACAACTACCTAGTCTTGGCCACAAGAATAATAACTACCCATTAATCCGCAAAAAGATCGACTTTCTCACACTCGAAAGTATCATCCTTCTC
Coding sequences within it:
- the arfB gene encoding alternative ribosome rescue aminoacyl-tRNA hydrolase ArfB is translated as MVQELRINERLVIPAAELQWRFSRASGPGGQGVNTTDSRVELLFDVEGSRVLGPFRKARLREQLASRLQDGCLRVVVAEERSQWQNRQRAMARLADWLREGLKPPPPQRRATRPGRAAVKRRLDAKGRRSELKRRRQGRSTLDD
- the speE gene encoding polyamine aminopropyltransferase, producing MSEAPSTASDWIDEHHNGVRYGLQGDVIVDEQSAIQRITVIHSNRYGNGLLLDGCWMTAEHQERHYHEPLVHPALCAARSIDRILVIGGGDGGTARECLRHREVKHVDLVEIDGRVVELSQKHLAAVGGGCWSDPRFQLTVGDGIAWVGQASDASYDVVLVDGSDPAGPAEGLFNRSFFQHCRRILKPGGVFATQSESPEAFRAVHIDTVRMLREVFGYADPLYGWVPMYPSGWWSWTFAASDGPRYLSPDPARAAAIGDGCDIWSPRWQTGAFKAIPASIERELSA
- the speB gene encoding agmatinase — translated: MTTNRLQAFDAEEMFDQDGAIFMGARRDSSGCQVGVFGVPYDGTTSFRPGTRFGPAAIREVSSGLETYCPQLDRDLDTLAYADLGALNIAFGAPEPVVEAVKRATAHILALGLKPLMLGGEHSISSGAVAAVAKDHPDLVLVQLDAHADLRQTWLGASHSHACAMRRCLDVLPSGDLLQIAIRSGTAEEFSELHRSGRLIPLHQMSQKLSDLRGRPIYLTVDLDWFDPAVMPGTGTPEPGGFTWADFAALINELQYHHLVGADVVELAPQLDPSGISSVLAAKVTRSLLLLMAQ
- a CDS encoding cyclic nucleotide-binding domain-containing protein is translated as MPTAVQLIAEHRNHDQLILPTGSLLFSRGTPARSIYAIERGLVELSSGGRDRLRYGDGEVFFYEDLIAETQRHSRTATAITPLHAFSLDRNSFMELIHQHPTLVLTLLGRQHARLREQRMDAAHFY
- the gcvT gene encoding glycine cleavage system aminomethyltransferase GcvT, which encodes MDLHRTPLHDLCITAGSRMVPFAGWEMPVQFSGLIQEHKVVREHVGMFDISHMGVLQLEGANPKDALQKLVPSDLHRIGPGEACYTVLLNERGGIRDDLIVYDCGAVDAERGSLVLVINAACADADTAWIRERMEPIGLTVTDIKQDGVLLALQGPQAIPLLEELSGESLSGLPRFGHRTLSFQALANPVFTARTGYTGEDGAELLLSADDGQKLWQVLLDRGVSPCGLGARDTLRLEAAMHLYGQDMDADTTPFEAGLGWLVHLEMPAEFVGRQALEQAAASGPAKRLVGLKLQGRAIARHDYPVLHNGETVGVVTSGSWSPTLGEAIALAYVPTNLAKIGQELGVEIRGKAEAATVVRRPFYRHP
- the aspS gene encoding aspartate--tRNA ligase, translated to MRSNGCGDLRKQHIDNTVQLCGWVDRRRDHGGVIFIDLRDRTGTVQITVDPDLGAEAFAVAEHLRSETVLQISGKVRARPAESLNEKLATGAVEVLASGISVLNSVKGNLPFPVSVHDEENTREELRLRHRYLDLRRKRMNDNLRLRAQTIQAARRFLEDEGFIEVETPVLTRSTPEGARDYVLPSRVCGGEWFALPQSPQLFKQLLMVGGIERYYQVARCFRDEDLRADRQPEFTQLDIEMSFMDQEEILQLNESLICSIWKAVKGIDLPRPFPRMTWHDAMERYGTDRPDTRYGMELTNVSDIVKDMGFKVFSGAVKSGGAVKCIAVPCGNDALSNVRIKPGGDVFSEAQKAGAGGLAFIRVRDSGEIDTIGAIKDNLSDGQKQELLSRTGAEPGTLLLFGAGDTATVNKALDRVRQYLAKELGMVKPERENDQWNFLWVVDFPMFEFNSDENRYEALHHPFCAPNREDLGSNEAEWETTLPTARAQAYDLVLNGLELGGGSLRIHDSGLQRQVLQTVGLPLEEAQEQFGFLMDALDVGAPPHGGLAFGIDRMVMLLAGEESIRDTIAFPKTQQARCLMTNAPGGVADMQLEELHVASTWVDPAEGDSD
- a CDS encoding RNA polymerase sigma factor, RpoD/SigA family yields the protein MVEKARTTGKVPIRWSGSNDLLRLYLQDIGRVDLLTSEEEVTLSRQVQQRERLLVQERDLSTRIAAIRVLLDLEELQQREANHISHWPTRQEWARAADLPLSELNRVLNEGYTLWAEESGLEAKELQRRLREGRRARDRMIQANLRLVVAVAKKYQQRGMELLDLVQEGTLGLERAVEKFDPTRGFRFSTYSYWWIRQGITRAIATQSRTIRLPVHITEKLNRIKRVQQEIASEKGRLASVSDLAKELGVSEDTVRQTLARVPRSVSLETRVGKDQDTQLGDLIEDGHATPEQTLTRDSLHDDLEHLLEELSPREAEVIRSRFGLEDDTPRTLAEIGEAMALSRERVRQIETRALLKLRQPQRRSKVRDYIQGLDS
- a CDS encoding Dps family protein, encoding MASTPTINIGISEAQRNEIAEGLSRLLADTYVLYGKTHGFHWNVTGPMFNTLHLMFMGQYTELWNALDVIAERIRALGVVAPHGGSTLAGLASIKEADQQPAALDMVRELVAGHEAVARTARSVFPLAEAASDEPTADLLTQRLQIHEKTAWMLRSLLEG
- a CDS encoding S8 family serine peptidase, with translation MKSLFDLFDTLTGQRKPKSHHVIDNAQFLNKSVENQLSQADIGNNKELHYAFLEESDNDSSLENRIGSALKAANIDAKPIKLFEAINGFTISISPAEAERLEAIPSIRSIEADRPLPLTPPVEVIPETNNSAAESSFFSESGSSPGWREIDRAVSLDQYYVKTNRNVSIEEELRTSSFSAAALPIYNNGSASTGEILPYGVKAVWGGSDISTQGNAGSGTYAFVIDSGVLDTTGDLVVNKTWSKSWISGETAFSDGNGHGTHVAGTIAALANGVGVVGVAPGAEVISLKVFDSTGGGASYSTIIDAVNYATQVINNNGLDKSKVVINMSLGGGYSAGMDAAVKNAANQGIKFSIAAGNSGSDADGYSPASAGDHANIYTVSAVDNQYQMASFSNWDDQSGGDDVDVAAPGVSVLSYYKGGQLANLSGTSMAAPHVAGLLLMGGVKEGDMVTANWAGEADPFALATLDEDKQPNPEPPPPKDDDSPYSFLYLGNSSNKSGDILLSTGSGSLQQSTLESQLGLITASLDGTLNGTKTAINATEGSAFQVSGAASVGDMISFSYTFISEDYLPYADFSFTAVNNSVKLLSALGVDTPNKGKTSGNFEYTFSKDDFKGKGSGDFSFSLGVVDAIDAGVNSNLSVFNFSIEKPKEVDERYSEITARYHYGNGDFYTISGMVNSSNGGGRFMPGDIITANTDDSDSYNQLLNETGKQGYYEIVTATNSNGTKNEGLTIESYYDHESQYTLIPYKTTLGTAGLGSESGLLSKKGILELDQISNILEADVFLTNPNGNNYLTGNSTNNILIGYSGNDVLNAHEGNDILDGGSGNDVINGGSGRDTAQFSSRSNRINLNTTRWQNTRDGRDRLISIENVNAGSGNDRITGSRSSNTLNGQNGNDRLYGAAGNDVLTGARGNDRLYGGSGNDVLIGGSGKDRVWGKGGRDTFRVQRGSGYTIVEDFTNNQDRIQLGSGASGLQLKTRGEDMYLYQRGDLMAIVENAAGDLQKSGNFLV